A genomic window from Terrisporobacter glycolicus ATCC 14880 = DSM 1288 includes:
- a CDS encoding glycyl-radical enzyme activating protein: MDSINYNMAGTVFDIQRFSLHDGPGIRTIVFLKGCPLHCRWCSNPESQNNNPIVMYKKSDCFRCGRCISVCKIGAISFNNETHIDRNICTSCGECTNVCPSGALVLKGKMMTIQQAIKELKKDGTIFRRSDGGITLSGGEPLVQYEFASELLLACKGQGWNTAIETTGFGSEEAIEKVIPYVDTVLLDIKHINPQIHKEFTGVSNEIILKNAKRISQITKTVVRVPVIPEFNYSCKGIEDIAKFVKTLENVDTIHLLPYHTFGENKYDLLGREYVLDGLKRLNEEDLDEHKKIVESYGIQCIIGG, from the coding sequence ATGGATTCAATTAATTATAATATGGCAGGAACTGTATTTGATATACAGAGATTCTCATTACATGATGGTCCCGGTATTCGTACAATTGTATTCCTTAAGGGTTGCCCTTTACACTGTAGATGGTGCAGTAATCCTGAAAGTCAAAATAATAATCCTATTGTAATGTATAAAAAAAGTGATTGTTTTAGATGTGGTAGGTGTATTTCGGTTTGCAAAATTGGGGCAATAAGTTTTAATAATGAAACTCATATTGACAGGAATATATGTACGAGCTGCGGAGAATGTACTAACGTTTGTCCATCAGGCGCATTAGTTTTAAAAGGCAAAATGATGACAATTCAACAAGCAATAAAAGAGTTAAAAAAAGATGGAACTATATTTAGAAGATCTGATGGAGGTATTACTCTTTCTGGAGGCGAGCCCCTTGTTCAATATGAGTTTGCATCAGAATTGCTATTAGCCTGTAAAGGTCAGGGATGGAATACAGCTATTGAAACAACTGGGTTTGGAAGTGAAGAAGCTATTGAGAAAGTTATACCATATGTAGATACAGTTTTATTAGATATAAAACATATAAATCCACAAATTCACAAAGAATTTACTGGTGTATCTAATGAAATAATTTTGAAAAATGCTAAACGTATTTCTCAAATTACTAAAACTGTTGTTAGAGTTCCTGTAATACCTGAGTTTAACTATTCTTGTAAAGGTATTGAGGATATTGCCAAGTTTGTAAAAACTCTTGAAAACGTAGATACAATACACCTTTTACCATATCATACTTTTGGTGAAAACAAATACGATCTTTTAGGCAGAGAGTACGTTCTTGATGGACTTAAAAGATTGAACGAAGAAGATTTAGATGAGCATAAAAAAATCGTAGAAAGCTATGGTATTCAATGTATCATAGGTGGATAG
- the pduB gene encoding propanediol utilization microcompartment protein PduB has protein sequence MDQNLIEKVMKQVTEELGVKKEKAKENCTENKSIGMTEFVGTAMGDTIGLVIASVDSMLVETMNLGKYRSIGIIGGRTGAGPQIWAVDEAVKATNTEIISVELPRDTKGGAGHGSLIYIGADDVSDARRAVEIALQALPKYFGDVYSNDAGHLEFQYTARASYCLEKALGAPLGKAFGMTCAGPAAIGTVLADIAVKAANVEVVGYCSPSNGTSYSNEIILTFTGDSGAVRQAVKAAISAGKKMLGALGDEPKPTTTPYI, from the coding sequence ATGGATCAGAATTTAATTGAAAAAGTAATGAAGCAAGTAACTGAAGAGTTGGGTGTTAAAAAAGAAAAAGCTAAAGAAAATTGTACTGAAAATAAATCTATTGGTATGACTGAGTTTGTAGGTACTGCAATGGGTGATACTATAGGTCTTGTAATAGCAAGTGTAGATTCAATGTTAGTTGAAACTATGAATTTAGGAAAATATCGTTCAATAGGTATTATTGGTGGAAGAACAGGCGCAGGACCTCAAATATGGGCAGTTGATGAAGCTGTAAAAGCTACAAATACAGAAATTATATCTGTTGAATTACCAAGAGATACAAAAGGTGGAGCAGGTCATGGAAGTCTTATATACATAGGAGCAGATGACGTATCCGATGCTAGAAGAGCAGTTGAAATAGCACTTCAAGCATTACCTAAATATTTTGGCGATGTATATAGTAACGATGCAGGTCATTTAGAATTTCAATATACTGCAAGGGCAAGCTATTGTTTAGAAAAAGCTTTAGGGGCTCCTCTTGGCAAAGCGTTTGGAATGACTTGTGCTGGGCCAGCTGCTATAGGAACAGTTTTAGCAGATATAGCAGTTAAAGCCGCAAATGTAGAGGTTGTTGGATACTGCTCTCCATCTAATGGAACAAGTTATTCAAATGAAATTATTTTAACTTTCACAGGAGATTCAGGAGCAGTAAGACAAGCAGTTAAAGCAGCAATTTCAGCTGGTAAAAAAATGCTTGGAGCTTTAGGTGATGAACCTAAACCTACAACAACTCCATATATATAA
- a CDS encoding BMC domain-containing protein: protein MNSEALGMIETKGLVGAIEAADAMVKAANVILVGYEKIGSGLVTVMVRGDVGAVKASVDAGTAAASAIGQVVSTHVIPRPHTDVEKILSNIK, encoded by the coding sequence ATGAATTCTGAAGCATTAGGAATGATAGAAACAAAAGGGCTTGTAGGAGCTATAGAAGCAGCTGATGCAATGGTTAAAGCTGCAAATGTTATATTAGTAGGATATGAAAAAATAGGTTCAGGTTTAGTAACAGTAATGGTAAGAGGTGATGTAGGAGCTGTGAAAGCATCAGTAGATGCAGGTACAGCAGCAGCTTCGGCTATAGGTCAAGTAGTATCAACTCATGTAATACCAAGACCACACACAGATGTTGAAAAGATTCTTTCTAATATTAAATAG